Proteins from a genomic interval of Channa argus isolate prfri chromosome 11, Channa argus male v1.0, whole genome shotgun sequence:
- the LOC137136477 gene encoding natterin-3-like isoform X2 — MRCGVAVVLAVLQLCSPALQSDPQIYVSQMENGPQKPSKLVLNPSLEDILPPREAINPPAIRDIPKTETSSDSLPMFGEYVNLKWVTWNGSLPDGAVAIFNGYAERTDYVCKVNCEAGFYTPSKGNFCLYPYADKEYASSKFDVLVNVDHFEFLEWVEGSYGSAPQYAIKTCPNSDIYVGKNKYGLGKVVTRHEAFFLPWEGKEYWYKTYQVLAINRDSYSQHISHVEYAIDEMKLFHHPPEALQLAKVTNLECKDVQKTVKLEKTSTVEKNWDIGRETRNGSVSTMKAKVPILGPGNVDFTKEQTVTFSEGTKTVESIGHFVSVELLVPPNHSCSVRMEGRKMEADIPFTGRLSRTNGNGETRWTYITGTYDGVNVGEINAVVERCQPVTDAVPCSPPHDP; from the exons atgagGTGCGGCGTCGCTGTTGTCCTGGCagtgctgcagctctgcagcccAGCGCTGCAGTCTGACCCGCAGATCTACGTGTCCCAGATGGAGAACGGGCCACAAAAACCCAGCA AGCTGGTGCTGAACCCCTCCCTGGAAGACATCCTCCCTCCGCGAGAAGCCATCAACCCTCCTGCAATTAGAGACATCCCAAAAACCGAGACCAGCTCCGACTCCCTCCCCATGTTTGGTGAATACGTCAACCTGAAGTGGGTGACGTGGAACGGCTCTCTCCCAGACGGCGCCGTCGCAATCTTCAATGGCTATGCGGAACGCACAGACTATGTGTGCAAGGTCAACTGCGAGGCTGGTTTCTACACTCCCAGCAAGGGGAACTTCTGTCTGTACCCTTATGCTGACAAGGAGTATGCATCCTCCAAGTTTGATGTCTTGGTCAACGTGGACCACTTTGAATTTCTGGAGTGGGTTGAAGGTTCGTATGGGTCGGCGCCTCAATACGCCATCAAAACCTGCCCCAACTCAGACATCTACGTGGGGAAAAACAAGTATGGTCTTGGCAAAGTAGTGACGCGTCACGAAGCCTTCTTCCTTCCGTGGGAGGGCAAGGAGTACTGGTACAAGACATACCAGGTCCTGGCTATCAACAGAGACAGCTACAGCCAGCACATCTCTCACGTCGAGTATGCCATCGATGAGATGAAGCTGTTCCACCATCCCCCCGAGGCCCTGCAGCTCGCCAAGGTCACCAACCTGGAATGCAAAGATGTGCAGAAGACCGTGAAGCTGGAGAAGACCAGCACGGTGGAGAAGAACTGGGACATAGGCAGGGAGACCCGCAATGGTTCTGTCTCCACCATGAAGGCCAAAGTACCCATCCTCGGCCCGGGGAATGTAGACTTCACCAAGGAGCAGACGGTGACCTTCTCAGAGGGAACCAAGACGGTGGAGTCCATCGGTCACTTCGTGTCCGTGGAGCTTCTGGTCCCACCCAACCACTCCTGCTCCGTGAGGATGGAAGGTAGAAAGATGGAGGCCGACATCCCCTTCACAGGCAGACTGAGCAGGACCAATGGCAACGGAGAGACACGCTGGACGTACATCACAGGCACCTATGACGGTGTAAACGTTGGCGAGATAAACGCTGTGGTGGAGAGATGTCAGCCAGTGACTGATGCCGTCCCCTGCTCCCCACCTCACGACCCATGA
- the ptrh1 gene encoding probable peptidyl-tRNA hydrolase: MNKVPVLSNFCRCLSRFFKKLLNLVTMRRLVTRIVNRVLLSEQFAPVMGTEAEIHSQARRKLVVGLGNPGMEATRHSVGMAVLGALAARLGVADRWRGDKHVSGEVIVSEVQHTHVVLLRPKLLMNINGVSVAKAAGKYGIKSEDILLVHDDLDKPLGKIAVKHGGSARGHNGVRSCVDCLQTDVMPRLRVGIGRPAGKTSVERHVLGRFTSEEQKILTSVLVQSVDLLLSQLSHQDSQSPTSPVGGRRAAQKRKERDCSAPPAQDSAAADG; the protein is encoded by the exons atgaacaaagtCCCCGTGTTAAGCAATTTCTGCCGTTGTTTGTCGcgcttttttaaaaagctgctgaaCCTCGTCACAATGCGACGACTCGTGACAAGAATCGTGAACCGAGTTTTGCTGAGTGAGCAGTTTGCACCGGTGATGGGCACTGAAGCAGAAATACACAGTCAAGCTCGACGAAAACTg GTGGTGGGGCTGGGTAATCCGGGGATGGAGGCCACTAGACACAGTGTTGGCATGGCCGTGCTCGGGGCGCTTGCTGCCCGGCTTGGTGTGGCTGACCGTTGGCGCGGAGACAAGCACGTGTCTGGTGAGGTCATTGTGTCAGAGGTCCAGCACACACATGTGGTGCTGCTTCGTCCCAAGCTGCTAATGAACATCAATGGAGTGTCAGTGGCCAAAGCAG CTGGAAAATATGGCATCAAGTCTGAAGACATCCTGCTAGTCCACGATGACCTGGACAAACCTCTGGGGAAAATCGCTGTCAAACATGGAGGAAGTGCCAG AGGACATAACGGAGTGCGCTCCTGTGTCGACTGTCTGCAGACGGAT GTGATGCCCCGACTCCGGGTCGGGATCGGCAGGCCGGCCGGGAAAACATCAGTGGAGCGTCATGTTTTGGGCCGGTTCACCTCCGAGGAACAGAAGATCCTGACCTCAGTTCTGGTCCAGAGTGTGGACCTCCTCCTCTCCCAGCTCTCCCACCAGGACTCGCAGTCCCCCACCTCACCAGTGGGGGGCAGACGAGCAGCAcagaagaggaaggagagggaTTGCTCCGCACCTCCAGCTCAggactctgctgctgctgacggCTGA
- the tor2a gene encoding prosalusin isoform X1, whose protein sequence is MWTVLSVLFLFVYTPVCAVFQKLYCTISDSCECDFSPNIRDLEWDLYKNVYGQHLAQDIVSEEVARFLQNKSPDRPLVLSFHGSSGTGKTLVSSMLGNHLYGSAMSSPYVHQFVPTLHFPLPHRVNKYKEELKGWVQGNLTECARSVFIFDEMEKMPPGLVDVLEPFLGPSHVVFGTNYRKAIYVFISSTGEEVINKVALENRQAGRDREEIKLSELQEAIAQTAYNNSTSGFFQSRLIQQKLITCFVPFLPLSRRHIERCVRSQLCQQGSCGRSDVVEAVGGNMIYTPVPGQYFSTTGCKAVPAKINFFL, encoded by the exons ATGTGGACCGTcctgtctgtgctgtttttattcGTTTACACCCCGGTTTGTGCCGTTTTTCAGAAACTGTACTGCACCATTTCAGATAGCTGTGAATGTGACTTCTCGCCGAACATCAGAG ACTTGGAGTGGGACCTCTACAAAAACGTCTACGGACAACATCTGGCCCAGGACATCGTGTCAGAGGAGGTGGCGAGGTtccttcagaataaaagccCCGACCGTCCCCTCGTGTTATCCTTCCATGGCTCCTCTGGGACAGGAAAGACATTGGTCAGCTCCATGCTGGGAAATCACCTGTACGGCTCAGCCATGAGCAGCCCATACGTCCACCAGTTTGTCCCCACGCTGCACTTCCCCTTACCTCACCGGGTCAATAAGTACAAG GAGGAGTTGAAGGGCTGGGTGCAGGGTAACCTGACTGAGTGTGCTcgttcagttttcatttttgatgaGATGGAGAAGATGCCACCAGGCCTCGTCGACGTCCTGGAGCCCTTCCTCGGCCCCTCGCATGTTGTGTTTGGTACCAATTACCGGAAAGCCATCTATGTCTTCATCAG cagcacaggAGAGGAGGTGATAAACAAAGTGGCTCTGGAGAATCGTCAGGCCGGACGAGACCGAGAGGAAATAAAGTTGTCCGAGCTTCAGGAGGCTATTGCACAGACAGCTTACAACAACAGCACAA GTGGCTTTTTCCAGTCTAGGCTCATCCAGCAGAAGCTCATCACCTGCTTTGTTCCGTTCCTGCCCCTCAGCCGACGCCACATTGAGCGCTGCGTTCGCTCGCAGCTCTGCCAGCAGGGCAGCTGCGGCCGCAGTGACGTGGTGGAGGCAGTAGGAGGCAACATGATCTACACTCCTGTCCCGGGTCAGTACTTCTCCACTACCGGCTGTAAAGCTGTCCCGGCCAAAATCAACTTCTTCCTGTGA
- the LOC137136477 gene encoding natterin-3-like isoform X1, which produces MRCGVAVVLAVLQLCSPALQSDPQIYVSQMENGPQKPSSESRQLVLNPSLEDILPPREAINPPAIRDIPKTETSSDSLPMFGEYVNLKWVTWNGSLPDGAVAIFNGYAERTDYVCKVNCEAGFYTPSKGNFCLYPYADKEYASSKFDVLVNVDHFEFLEWVEGSYGSAPQYAIKTCPNSDIYVGKNKYGLGKVVTRHEAFFLPWEGKEYWYKTYQVLAINRDSYSQHISHVEYAIDEMKLFHHPPEALQLAKVTNLECKDVQKTVKLEKTSTVEKNWDIGRETRNGSVSTMKAKVPILGPGNVDFTKEQTVTFSEGTKTVESIGHFVSVELLVPPNHSCSVRMEGRKMEADIPFTGRLSRTNGNGETRWTYITGTYDGVNVGEINAVVERCQPVTDAVPCSPPHDP; this is translated from the exons atgagGTGCGGCGTCGCTGTTGTCCTGGCagtgctgcagctctgcagcccAGCGCTGCAGTCTGACCCGCAGATCTACGTGTCCCAGATGGAGAACGGGCCACAAAAACCCAGCAGTGAGTCGCGCC AGCTGGTGCTGAACCCCTCCCTGGAAGACATCCTCCCTCCGCGAGAAGCCATCAACCCTCCTGCAATTAGAGACATCCCAAAAACCGAGACCAGCTCCGACTCCCTCCCCATGTTTGGTGAATACGTCAACCTGAAGTGGGTGACGTGGAACGGCTCTCTCCCAGACGGCGCCGTCGCAATCTTCAATGGCTATGCGGAACGCACAGACTATGTGTGCAAGGTCAACTGCGAGGCTGGTTTCTACACTCCCAGCAAGGGGAACTTCTGTCTGTACCCTTATGCTGACAAGGAGTATGCATCCTCCAAGTTTGATGTCTTGGTCAACGTGGACCACTTTGAATTTCTGGAGTGGGTTGAAGGTTCGTATGGGTCGGCGCCTCAATACGCCATCAAAACCTGCCCCAACTCAGACATCTACGTGGGGAAAAACAAGTATGGTCTTGGCAAAGTAGTGACGCGTCACGAAGCCTTCTTCCTTCCGTGGGAGGGCAAGGAGTACTGGTACAAGACATACCAGGTCCTGGCTATCAACAGAGACAGCTACAGCCAGCACATCTCTCACGTCGAGTATGCCATCGATGAGATGAAGCTGTTCCACCATCCCCCCGAGGCCCTGCAGCTCGCCAAGGTCACCAACCTGGAATGCAAAGATGTGCAGAAGACCGTGAAGCTGGAGAAGACCAGCACGGTGGAGAAGAACTGGGACATAGGCAGGGAGACCCGCAATGGTTCTGTCTCCACCATGAAGGCCAAAGTACCCATCCTCGGCCCGGGGAATGTAGACTTCACCAAGGAGCAGACGGTGACCTTCTCAGAGGGAACCAAGACGGTGGAGTCCATCGGTCACTTCGTGTCCGTGGAGCTTCTGGTCCCACCCAACCACTCCTGCTCCGTGAGGATGGAAGGTAGAAAGATGGAGGCCGACATCCCCTTCACAGGCAGACTGAGCAGGACCAATGGCAACGGAGAGACACGCTGGACGTACATCACAGGCACCTATGACGGTGTAAACGTTGGCGAGATAAACGCTGTGGTGGAGAGATGTCAGCCAGTGACTGATGCCGTCCCCTGCTCCCCACCTCACGACCCATGA
- the tor2a gene encoding prosalusin isoform X2, with product MWTVLSVLFLFVYTPVCAVFQKLYCTISDSCECDFSPNIRDLEWDLYKNVYGQHLAQDIVSEEVARFLQNKSPDRPLVLSFHGSSGTGKTLVSSMLGNHLYGSAMSSPYVHQFVPTLHFPLPHRVNKYKEELKGWVQGNLTECARSVFIFDEMEKMPPGLVDVLEPFLGPSHVVFGTNYRKAIYVFISTGEEVINKVALENRQAGRDREEIKLSELQEAIAQTAYNNSTSGFFQSRLIQQKLITCFVPFLPLSRRHIERCVRSQLCQQGSCGRSDVVEAVGGNMIYTPVPGQYFSTTGCKAVPAKINFFL from the exons ATGTGGACCGTcctgtctgtgctgtttttattcGTTTACACCCCGGTTTGTGCCGTTTTTCAGAAACTGTACTGCACCATTTCAGATAGCTGTGAATGTGACTTCTCGCCGAACATCAGAG ACTTGGAGTGGGACCTCTACAAAAACGTCTACGGACAACATCTGGCCCAGGACATCGTGTCAGAGGAGGTGGCGAGGTtccttcagaataaaagccCCGACCGTCCCCTCGTGTTATCCTTCCATGGCTCCTCTGGGACAGGAAAGACATTGGTCAGCTCCATGCTGGGAAATCACCTGTACGGCTCAGCCATGAGCAGCCCATACGTCCACCAGTTTGTCCCCACGCTGCACTTCCCCTTACCTCACCGGGTCAATAAGTACAAG GAGGAGTTGAAGGGCTGGGTGCAGGGTAACCTGACTGAGTGTGCTcgttcagttttcatttttgatgaGATGGAGAAGATGCCACCAGGCCTCGTCGACGTCCTGGAGCCCTTCCTCGGCCCCTCGCATGTTGTGTTTGGTACCAATTACCGGAAAGCCATCTATGTCTTCATCAG cacaggAGAGGAGGTGATAAACAAAGTGGCTCTGGAGAATCGTCAGGCCGGACGAGACCGAGAGGAAATAAAGTTGTCCGAGCTTCAGGAGGCTATTGCACAGACAGCTTACAACAACAGCACAA GTGGCTTTTTCCAGTCTAGGCTCATCCAGCAGAAGCTCATCACCTGCTTTGTTCCGTTCCTGCCCCTCAGCCGACGCCACATTGAGCGCTGCGTTCGCTCGCAGCTCTGCCAGCAGGGCAGCTGCGGCCGCAGTGACGTGGTGGAGGCAGTAGGAGGCAACATGATCTACACTCCTGTCCCGGGTCAGTACTTCTCCACTACCGGCTGTAAAGCTGTCCCGGCCAAAATCAACTTCTTCCTGTGA
- the LOC137136806 gene encoding natterin-3-like, which produces MFTGQSHIPDRVKVHSRVYDAATKQLYKPSGERRRTQWGATVRMKLSVLVLLGLLALSSASLQDIIKKSSQLRTVSLLNPELEDQVPEPTGNAVVSSPLTPPDLEHQQDLPTSFMFGDNVNLEWLSWNGSLPNGAVSIYNGYTKRTDYVCKFKCEAGFYNPDLGPYCRYPYGNREYYASEFEILANKDNFEFLEWKEGSYGSVPQHAVRTCPGVGIYVGKNKYGLGKVVPQHEAFFLPWEGDEYWYKKYEVLSINRDVYSQHVTDVKYGINEVEIFQYPPETMRISGVTNNECQSVVKTVTISKTTDVEKTWNIGRGTMLGITGSITAKIPLVGSGGIELTGEKTLQFSRGTTVVESIGHSVSIELTVPPNHSCRVRMEGRKVKADIPYTARLSRTYRNGETQWTSISGTYDGIQIGEVRAVVDRCEPVVDAKPCP; this is translated from the exons AGG ATGAAGCTGTCAGTGTTGGTGCTGCTGGGTCTGCTGGCCCTGTCCTCAGCCAGTCTACAGGACATCATTAAGAAGAGCTCACAGCTCCGGACAG TGTCCTTACTGAACCCAGAGCTGGAGGACCAGGTCCCTGAACCCACTGGTAACGCAGTGGTGTCAAGTCCTCTGACCCCCCCTGACCTGGAGCACCAGCAGGATCTGCCCACCTCCTTCATGTTCGGTGATAACGTTAACCTGGAGTGGCTGAGCTGGAATGGCTCTCTGCCCAACGGTGCTGTTTCCATCTACAACGGTTACACTAAACGCACTGACTATGTCTGCAAGTTTAAGTGTGAGGCTGGCTTCTACAACCCTGACCTAGGCCCATACTGTCGCTACCCATATGGAAACCGTGAGTACTATGCCTCTGAGTTTGAGATCCTGGCCAACAAAGACAACTTTGAGTTCTTGGAGTGGAAGGAAGGCTCCTACGGTTCTGTGCCTCAACATGCAGTCCGTACCTGCCCAGGTGTTGGCATCTACGTTGGAAAGAACAAGTACGGTCTTGGAAAGGTTGTTCCTCAGCATGAAGCCTTCTTCTTGCCTTGGGAAGGTGACGAGTACTGGTACAAGAAGTACGAGGTCCTCTCCATCAACAGGGATGTTTACAGCCAGCATGTCACTGATGTCAAGTACGGCATCAATGAGGTCGAAATATTCCAGTATCCTCCTGAGACCATGCGCATCTCTGGGGTCACTAACAACGAATGCCAGTCAGTGGTGAAGACAGTCACAATCTCAAAGACCACAGATGTCGAGAAAACGTGGAACATTGGCCGAGGCACCATGCTGGGTATCACAGGAAGCATCACCGCCAAGATCCCTCTCGTGGGCTCTGGCGGCATTGAGCTTACCGGTGAGAAGACCCTGCAGTTCTCCAGGGGAACCACTGTGGTGGAGTCGATCGGCCACTCGGTGTCCATCGAGCTGACCGTCCCACCGAACCACTCCTGCAGAGTCCGTATGGAGGGACGCAAAGTCAAAGCCGACATTCCTTACACGGCTCGCCTGAGCCGCACCTACCGCAACGGAGAGACCCAGTGGACGTCCATCTCCGGGACATACGACGGCATCCAGATTGGAGAAGTCCGAGCTGTGGTGGATCGCTGTGAACCTGTAGTTGATGCCAAGCCTTGTCCCTGA